The segment AGAGGCATGCTTCAATGAAGATGCCACTCATGATCTCCATTCTTGTGGTGAAGAAATAGGCTCAGTTTGAGCTGAACTTAGTTGGCCATCAATTTGGAGAGGTTGTTCTCAGTTTTGACATATTTCGTCGGTAAGATGGCACTGGGGCTGGGTGAAGGGGAGGTCACACTGCAAAATGAAGACTGGGACTGGGTAGATGAAAAGAGGATAGATGTATATTTGAGCTGAGTTGAATTGAAATCCAGCTGATTAAAGCtttagtttgacttaatttCAGTTTGTTTGTCCTTCCGGCAATGTCTTCATTCTACTGATAATATTGTTTACGATAATTTtgttcttataattaatattatttatctcatcaGTAACTCTCTAATGACAATATATTCCAACTCAAACAAGTTCATGCTCAAATTCAGATAGGATATTATGAATTCAAGTAAAACTTGAGCCAATCCTCATTTTGAGTGTTTGATTTGAGCTGACTTGGCTTGACTTCTTTTGTCAGTTTAGCACATATGAGCTCGGAAAGAGTTTTGTAGCTTGCACCATGCATCTTGGGggttttttgataattttattcaattttggggttttctgatattttttgttttatggggaaattaaaatttttccaattttttttcttcgttTTAATTAATGAGGCATGTATCAtgaaaatttacttatttttatttatttttcttttaaaaatgcaataaaacataaaataaagagatataaatttgagttgaatcaaatcaaaaatttgaataactaattaaaactattaatttgaactgaactaaactataaatttaaattaaactgagTTGAATAtctctttgtttgaatttaatttagcttaaaaaatgagttgaattttttatcttgaATATGActcgaattaaaattaaacgaattttaataataattttttttgtgttaatgTAAGGTTTTACACAAGAAgcaattttgatattaaaagaaGGATTTGGCATATtctattggccaaaggactattttccacccaaactatgttgaattctcaaaactctccccgttaactttgaaaataccatttacccatctataatcatttaaatatattaattttaagggtaaaattatcattttatatttaatattaaaaataaacttacatatgatttcatttcctcccctaaatttaaaaaattaacttttttttctctaaatcaagttttaaaaaatcacattgcccccatagggtttagtttcaaaacgtGTTCAGTTTCTTCGACACCATCGTTGATCGTCTCTCCCTCCGATGGTTTCCCTTCCTCAGACGACccacctcaactccaccccaacccatccgacgtCGAGAGACTCTCTTCCCAAACGACAGTTCTTGgcgtcggatgggttggggtagAGTTAAGGTAGGCCGTCGGAGGAAGGGAAACTATCAAGAGGGAGAGACGGTTGGTGATGACACTAGAGAAACTAAATgcgttttgaaactaaaccctaagggaggggggaatgtgatattttcaaacttgacttagggaataaaatattatgttttaaatttttaggaaaaaatgatattaaatttttaagggttaaggttttattaaatttaattaatcatggatagataaatggtattttcaaagttaatagggaACTTGGAGAGTTCAAcatcctttggcctattttattAATGCTAACTTCGTTTTGACAAGTTGAAATGTGGTTACcttaattaatttcctattaATTTACTCTAATTAAAGGATATGTTGTCCCATCACTTGTGACAGCGGATTGatttgcacttaatttccccgTCGATTGACAAACGTTAATCAACCAAGGTAGATCCGCTCACGAGCTATGATAAAAATGCAGTCTTAAGTCGAAACGCCGACGTTACAGCACTTTACCACGGGGTTAGGGTTTCAGATCTCCCAATTTTGCTGGATCGGTCACTAATCTCAGCACATGCTCAGACTCAGGCACTCGTGGATAGCGAAATTGTGTTGTGATTTATAGttgtttcatttgttttcaaTTCTATTCCGACGGAATTATTAACAATTGATTGAGAGATGCTGTCGAAACCGGGACAATCATCTTACCGAGATAGAACGCAGGAGTTTTTAAGCGTAGCAGAGAGGCTGAGGAAGTCGTCTAATGCGTCCTCATCACGTAATGGTAGCGCTATCACGAAGGCCGATGATCGAAATTCTGCGGTGGCGATTCAGTCGGAATTCAACAAAAGGGCTTCAAAGATAGGGTATGGGATTCACCAGACATCACAGAAGTTGGCTAAGCTCGCCAAATGTAagtaaatatatgtttaattattatcttCGAATTTGTTGTAAACGTTGGtgaatattataaataactTGTGCtatttgattgagttgtgattatTATGGATGAGTTTCAGTCTTTTATGTTGTATATTCCTCTGAAACAAGTTAGAAAATTCGATGTATTAGCAGTGCAATTTGATGGAATCATAGATATCATGCGAGTAATAcgatattttatatgattctatAAATTAAGTGGAGCGATGTGTGTTAAGTTGATGGTGTTGCGATGGGTGTTGTTGGAACTGAAATGTGTAGTTAATCTAGACCTAGTTAGATTTGATATTGATGTGGAATGTGGTTGGTATCTTGATTGTAGTCTATATGTTGCTGGCACAGTAGTGTATGGTTGTGGCTGCATCTTGGCTAGAGGATGGTTGTACTAGTTTACCAGAAGGACAGTATAGCGTTGTTAATTAGTTTTAGTGAAAGCTGATGAAGGTAGAGTTGTGATGTCTGTCAATAATTAACCAGCAATAACCAAAGTTTGAAGGTGCAGCTGGTTACTCGTGATAATTTTCCTGGCTAGTTTATAAGTGAACTTGTTAGCAATAAGGGTAATAGCATATGTACTAacaataagtattaatttgtgtaCTAATAATGACATGTAACCATgcgattgagtattactttatctctactttaaaattacctaatcacATACTGACATATTATTGTTAGTGCACAAATTAGTACTCATTGTCGATGCACATTACTAAGTTTTGTACTAATGATAACGTGTtactatgtgattgagtaagtttaaattaaagataaaataacatccaatcatatatcaatatattatcgTTAGTAGTACTCATTGTTAGTGCACTTTTTTTTGTAGGAATAATGATCATactaatgtatataattttctcacattgtcaaatttctaattaatataagaTATTTGTTTATGTAAAAAAGTATAAACATTTGTATTTGAGTATATTTCTGTTTCAATTTATTGCTCAAAATGCATTTAATtgagagttttattttttgataaacaTTAAAGTCTTTattggttttttgttttgtgcTTGGATTTGTGGTGTGAATGTGATTCCTCTGTTATATTTTGGCTGTACATAAAGTTGAACTAGATTACCAAGTACATGCATCAGGAGCTTAACATTGACAATGCTGATAATCTGTCACAATGAACTGCAATTTGGCTCtaatttgtcattaaaaaaagaaactgtaCTTTTTACTGGGGCAAGATATATTAACATGTTTGCCTTGCTTTCTTACCAGTGGCAAAGAGAACATCAGTGTTTGATGATCCAACTCTGGAGATCCAAGAACTGACAGCTGTGGTAAAGCAAGATATCAGTGCACTTAATTCAGCTTTAGTAGACCTCCAATTTCTCTGCAACTCCCAAAATGAAAGTGGGAACATCTCAAGTGACACAACAACCCATTCAACCACAGTTGTGGATAACCTAAAGAACCGCTTGATGGGTGCAACGAAGGAGTTTAAAGAAGTCCTTACCATGCGAACTGAGGTATTTAAGTGTAGATTTACTATTAGGTCACTTGAAAGGGCTCCTAAGTTTTTGTCATTTGTTAGTTTAATGTGTCTAACTATTGACCTTTTTATGGGCATGACATGCAGAACCTGAAGGTTCATGAGAACAGAAGGCAGTTGTTCTCTTCTACTGCTTCAAAAGAGTCTACAAATCCCTTTGTTCGCCAGCGTCCTCTGACTTCCAGGTCTGCTGCTGAGGCATCTAAGGCACCTCCTCCTCCGTGGGCTAACGGTTCTGCCTCGTCGTCCCAATTATTTCCCAGGTGAAAGTCACGACTCCTTCAAACTGTTTAAACAGGAATGTTGTTAAATTATATGGTATCTTACTCAGACGTGTGGTCAATCAGTTGTAAAGAAAAGCCTCTGGAACTCTGAATTTAGGATTGGAATCTTGtgtccaataattttttaagcttttcttaattacaatttttttctttatttaacttatttatttttatgattcttTTGAAGTTCATAGCAATTCCATAAACTCTATAATGTGAATCATGCTGCATTTGGAGGGTTGAAATTACATTTATCCCGGATTTTTGTGTATCTCTGGGGATGAGGACTCTATTTAGTGTTTTGAGTGTTGTCATTCGTATCCACATtttaaagaatatgaaaatacatatgcattttcatttttggcTTTCATTTCTTGGATGGGGATTTGAATGGAACAGGATCCCTGCGTCCCCTTTCTCACTAATAATTTCTTGTTCCTAATTTGCAGCAAACCAGCAGACGGGGAATCACAACCATTATTGCTGCAGCACCGTCAACAACAGCAGCAGTTGGCAGCTCCCCTACAAGACAGCTACATGCAGAGTAGAGCTGAAGCCCTTCATAATGTGGAGTCAACTATCCATGAACTGGGTAACATTTTCACACAACTGGCAACCATGGTATCACAGCAAGGAGAGATTGCAATCAGGTTTGTTCAttatttatggatttaatgatcATAAGAAACTTGTGCATGTGGCTGGATACATATTCTATCTATTATAAGTAGAAGGGCACTTATGGGTAGCTACTGCTCCGAATGTATGTTTCTATCAAAGACTATAAAATGAAACCATAAGGGCAGATTTGGATGCTTCCTAGATGGAAACAATTTCCACATCATTGCTGAAAGATAGGCATCTTAGCAATTCACATGTACTGAAATTTTGGCTGataaagtgtcattttatgatGAATTATGTAATTGCTGACATCTGCATGCCAAAGGAAGTGAGTAATAGGAGCTAATTCTACTTTCTGCTAGAAACAAGTCAATAAAATGGTGTAAGGTTTGACTGAATTTTCCCCCTTTTCTCGGACCCAGAAATCCAGTGGCCTGCCCTATATGTTCTTCGAGTTCTGTAATGAATTACTTAATCAATAGCTTTTATCAATAAGCTCAACCCTTAAGATTTACATTTACTGAATttgaaagagataaagatgactATTACCATTTATCAAATTGACAGTCGTTAATTGAATCATCTTTTGCTGGCAGGATTGATGAGAACATGGATGACACACTAGTGAACGTAGAAGGAGCGCAGAATCAACTAGCCAGGTATCTTAACAGTATATCATCCAACCGTTGGCTGATGATCAAGATATTCTTTGTACTAGTTGTGTTCCTcatgattttcttattttttgtgGCCTAAACGTGTatgagaaataaagaaaataacaaaacctTTTCTTTACTTTCCTCCCCTGAGTTTTCTTCATGTACACTTATGAtggaaaattaatcaaatgtgTGAATTTTTTGACACCCGGTAGCCATACACTTCTTTTAATGATTGACTACAGCATTTTATATTGGGGGATTCTCATGGTCTCTTAATAGGCCGAAAGGGTGAACCGTCCATGATAATaggttaattttcatattttctcagATTTTCTGTGTTTTTTGGGTCTATGCTAATGCTCCAACAAATTGTTTTCCAATTcagtttaaatcataaaatcaaattaaattgtttaaaaattaagatttggtttggtttataaattatataactgAATTTGGTTTCCATGAAGTGCTTTGAGAAAAAACActttatagtaaaattatatatatttattttaaatatataaataattatatatttaatatattattgggtgatttttttataaataatcacTCTAATTTTTAACCTGTACTCCAAATACGCAACGGTACCACTGAAGTGTATATCATAGTTTTGACTAGTCCGTGGCACCCAGTTTGGCCC is part of the Mangifera indica cultivar Alphonso chromosome 13, CATAS_Mindica_2.1, whole genome shotgun sequence genome and harbors:
- the LOC123195022 gene encoding syntaxin-32-like, with translation MLSKPGQSSYRDRTQEFLSVAERLRKSSNASSSRNGSAITKADDRNSAVAIQSEFNKRASKIGYGIHQTSQKLAKLAKLAKRTSVFDDPTLEIQELTAVVKQDISALNSALVDLQFLCNSQNESGNISSDTTTHSTTVVDNLKNRLMGATKEFKEVLTMRTENLKVHENRRQLFSSTASKESTNPFVRQRPLTSRSAAEASKAPPPPWANGSASSSQLFPSKPADGESQPLLLQHRQQQQQLAAPLQDSYMQSRAEALHNVESTIHELGNIFTQLATMVSQQGEIAIRIDENMDDTLVNVEGAQNQLARYLNSISSNRWLMIKIFFVLVVFLMIFLFFVA